A part of Miscanthus floridulus cultivar M001 chromosome 6, ASM1932011v1, whole genome shotgun sequence genomic DNA contains:
- the LOC136460587 gene encoding uncharacterized protein, whose translation MDGGSGLNILYANTLELLEIDQSMLRGNVAPFHGIVPGKRTQPLGCIDLPVCFGTPSNYCKEVLTFEVVGFGGTNHAILGWPCYAKFMAVPNYTYLKLKMPSPSGIITIESTYEHAYDCDIECIEYTEALAEAEILIANLDQFSGEVPDSKRRAGTFEPTEAIKLVPVNPACPNDRVLRISATLNIK comes from the coding sequence atggacggaggcagcggcctcaatatcctatacgccaacaccctagagctcttggagatcgaccaatCGATGCTCCGAGGcaacgtcgcacccttccacggcatcgtgccagggaaacgcacgcaaccccttgggtgcatcgaccttcccgtctgctttggcaccccctccaactactgcaaggaagtccttaccttcgaggtggtcggattcGGAGGAACCAACCATGCCATCTTAGGGTGGCCGtgttacgccaagttcatggcagttcccaattatacctacctcaagctcaagatgccaagcCCCAGCGGTattatcacgattgagtccacgtacgaacatgcatacgactgtgacatcgaatgcatcgagtacaccgAGGCCCTCGCCGAGGCTGAGATCCTCATCGCTAACCTCGACCaattcagtggcgaggtgcctgactccaagcgtcgtgcaggGACGTTCGAGCCCACAGAGGCCATCAAGCTTGTCCCGGTCAACCCCGCCTGCCCCAACGACCGggtgctgaggatcagcgccaccctcaatattaaatag
- the LOC136460586 gene encoding uncharacterized protein, whose amino-acid sequence MVEQVAAEATLPPPQRTDRAPGSFEDRPAPMDTEAMPLSPPPPLLFFLSRKRPVDELPLAPLKALKVSPGSSTHWVAEAQAAIQCSAVSAKADPKEPAAQGGAAEVTPTQMREGVLPPCEGEAHESNGAGVPLVTEAFGVSEAKATEARAPKTTETAMAAVGVSTSTEATVAEAGAPETVEAIIAEAGAPKITKAIVMGARPSVQEAEMKAAEASVAPLVQGPPLLRESAREAEVEAYHLKEEAEALRWKEKAKAYWVETRRWELKAKESEVEVTRAAEASSAVQTVLKTEIGEHEALKRAVLSAYEALEVEGVQSGSSLGSRLIALSSQMCERL is encoded by the exons ATGGTGGAACAAGTGGCAGCGGAGGCGACGCtaccgcccccgcagaggaccgacaGGGCACCGGGGTCCTTTGAGGACCGGCCGGCGCCGATGGACACGGAGGCGATGCCTCTATCGCCGCCTCCACCTTT gttatttttccttagtcgaaAGCGGCCCGTggacgagcttcccttggcgccccttaaggcgctcaaggtgagccccggctcctccacccactgggtggcggaggcacaagccgctattcaATGCAGCGCGGTGTCGGCGaaggccgacccgaaggagccagccgcccaaggaggggccgcTGAGGTGACCCCTACACAGATGAgggagggagtgcttccgccCTGCGAGGGCGAGGCTCATGAGTCGAATGGGGCCGGTGTGCCCTTGGTTACCGAGGCCTTCGGGGTCTCCGAGGCTAAGGCGACGGAGGCCAGGGCGCCCAAGACCACCGAGACCGCAATGGCCGCGGTCGGTGTTTCTACGTCCACCGAGGCCACtgtggcggaggctggagcccccgagaccgttgaggccataattgcggaggccggagcccccaagatcaCCAAGGCCATTGTGATGGGAGCGAGGCCATctgtccaggaggcggagatgaaggcggcagaggcctcggtggcgcccttggttcagggcccgccgttgttgcgagagagcgcccgggaggcggag gtcgaggcctaccacttgaaggaggaggctgaggccctgcgctggaaggagaaagccaaggcctatTGGgttgagacccgacgctgggagctgaaggccaagg AGTCAGAGGTGGAGGTtactcgggcagccgaggcttccagcgcggtgcagacggtgctcaagactgagatcggggagcacgaggcactaAAACGTGCCGTCCTTTCCGcctacgaggccttggaggttgagggggttcagtcaggcagctccctagggagccgtttgattgcactgagcagccagatgtgtgagcggctctga